In Seonamhaeicola sp. S2-3, the genomic window AGGTTAATAAAGTTTTCTGCCATTTTAGGATTGTCGACGAGTTGTAAAATTAATTCTGAAAGCGCTTTGTCATCATGCATAGGAGCAAGCAACCCGTTCTTTTGATGGGTAATAATTTCTGGGATTCCACCAACATTGGTGCTTACTACAGGGACTTTATGGTACATAGACTCGTAAATGAACTGAGGTATGCCTTCGCTTTGTGAAGTCATTAAAGAAATGTCAAATTGTGGGATGAAATTTGAAGCGTTAGATGTGTAACCTAAAAATATCATATGATTGTTTAAGTTGAGTTCTTTAACGCGATTTAAAAGAGGTTGTGTGCGTTCGGTAAATGTGCCTATTTGAACAAAAAAGAAGTTTGTTTTTTGTTCTTCATTAATAATTCTATTGGCAACGTTAACCCAAGTATCTAAATGTTTTGCCCTAATATGGTTGGCTATATTGCCAATTATTATAGTGTTGTTTTTTATAGAATATTTATCGCGTAATTTAAAAGGAGTTTTGCTGCTTTTGTTTTTTAAATTGGTACCATGGTAAATGGTTATTAATTTGTTGTGGTCTGTAATGGCCTTTTTTGAAATACGCATTGTTTCTTCAGACACACAAAGGATTTTCTTTATTTTTGGGTAGTTGTATTTGTATAATGTTTTTTTTCGTTGTTTTATTTCAAATGATGTTTTTTTGCTAAAAATAAAGGGCGGTAGGTTGTATATTTTATCGGCTATAATAGCTAGTTGTATAGCAGTAGTGTCGTGTATGTGAATAAGGTCTATTTGGTGGGTTTTGCATGCTTTTCCAATATTAAAAGCAAATCGCAAATCTATTTTAATAGAAAGAGCAGAGGCTATATGTTTAATATTGGTTTGCTTTAGCCTTTCATGGAAAGGTCCGTTTTTTACACAAAATACAATATTATTGATTTCGGGATTAGTAATGGCTAATTCTGTGCAGAGGTTTTCAATGTGATTTTCGCCACCTCCCCAGTTAGAAACAGCCGATAAATGTAAAATGTTCATGCTTTTAGTTTGTAATAGTTTGTTTTAGTTTTAACGAATCGCTTAAAGGCGCTCCTTTTAAAAATAGCTTAAAAAGAACGATTTTTTTTGGCTTAATTAACATTTTGAAGAAAGACTTTATTGTTAACCACCATCTTAAAATTAGGTAAGGTACATATCCCGAATTTTTTTGTAAAACATATAATAACGAAATTTTAAGTTCTTTTTTTATTTCTAAGTTTTCATTGGTGCTTTTGCCTTTAAAATGAGTGTATTTGCCTTCGGGAACTAAATAACTGTAGCCATTTTTTGTGTTTGTTGCAATTCGATAACATAAATCGGTTTCTTCATAGTAAAGAAAGATATTAGTGTCGAAGCCACCAACTTCATGAAATTCTTGAGCTTTTACAACAAAAAATGAACCTGGAACACTTTGTACTCTTAAAGGCTGTGTGTATATTTTTTGTCTTTTGGGATATTTTTTAGGATTAATCTTTTCTAAAATTTTTCTGCCAAATAATTCTCTTTTCAAACTTAAAAAGTGATCGAACGATTTTTTAACTTCTCCTTTTTCGTCGTATTGTTGGGGACAACAAATAGCTGCTTTTTCATTATTCTCAAGGAATTGAAACATAAGAGTTAAACAGTCGTTTTGTAAAATGGTGTCATTGTTAATAAAAGCATAATGTTTTCCGTTAGCAAACTGTATACCGTACATGTTGCCTCCCCCAAATCCAGTGTTGTATCGGCTTTTAACAAGTTTTATATGTGGGTGTTTTAAGGCTTCTAAGGCATTTTTTAGACTTTCAAAATCTTCGTTTTCAGAGGCATTGTCAACTATAATAATTTCAAAAGAAAGTGATTTAGAAGTTTGTTCAATAATAGATTTAACGCAGTTTATAGTATAAGTAGAAGAGTTGTAATTTATAATTATAGCTGAAATATCTTTCATAAGAATAGTTAGGTTTGCTGTCAAAAATACAGGTTGATAGTTGATAAAACAAATGAAAAGTAAGGCTTTTGTTTTAGTTTGTTTTTTATTTGGATATCTTTGTGTTTAATACATGATTAATTGCAAAAAAGTTATTATTGTAATTAATAAAGAGAAAGATCAAGTGGGGAATAAGTTAGTAGTATCCTTAAAGTATAAAACGAAAAAAGACGCTATAAAAACAATAATCGGAAATTTTGATGATTATAAAGAAGTTTTAGGAGCAGCCGAGCGTAATGTTATCAAAGTAGCAGAGCTTGAAGGTAAAAGGTTTACCATAAAGTCTTTTAAACACCCTAATTTGATTAACCAAGTAGTATACCGGTTTTTTAGAAAATCTAAAGCACAGCGTTCTTTTGAATACGCAAACAAATTATTGGATTTGGGTATTAAAACGCCAGAGCCCGTTGCTTATCAGATTAATATATCGACTTTTTTATTCGGAAAAAGTTTTTATGTAAGTGAATTGGTTGAAAGTGATTTAACCTACCGAGAACTAACTACAGATTTTAAGATACATGATCATGAGGCTATAATACGGGCATTTACCAGGTTTACTTATAAGTTGCACGAAAATGGAATAAACTTTTTAGATCACTCTCCTGGAAATACCTTGATAAAGCGTACGAACTCAGGTTATGAGTTTTTTTTGGTAGACCTTAACCGTATGGAGTTTGCTCCAATGGATTTTGAAACTCGAATTAAAAATTTTGCAAAGCTTACTATCCATAAATCGATAATAGAGATTATGAGCAACGAATATGCAAAATGTTCGGGGAAGAAGAACAGGCTATTTTTAAATTAATGTGGAAAAGTACGGTGGATTTTCAAGATCGTTATTACAGAAAAATAAGAATAAAAAAACGTATATTTTTTTGGAAAAAGAAGTATAAATCAAGACAAACAAGGTCTTCCATTCAGTAAAAAAAGATTAATTGGAGAAAAGAAATTTAAAAGAACAGTTGTTTTTTTTAGTGCCTCATAAATGGAAATATTTGTGGGCTATCTTCATTTCTAAATTTAAACAAGCTTCTTCAAACGGAGTTAATAGTGTAGTTTTTGTAGCAAGAGAAAAAGATAAAGAATGGATTTTTGGAGCCAAGGTCCGCCGGTTGTCCCGTTTTTCATCGTTAATATCTCAGGCATATTATCATGATAAATTACGGGGGATGCCTGATGCAGATGGCTACTTTTACATATATCAAAATTATTTTTGCCGTTGTATTAGAAGCAAACCCAGTATTTTAAAAAAGAAAAATATTGTAATGTTTACTCACCCTAATTGGGGGAGAAAATATTCAAAAACCCATGTGGTTTGGTGTTTAAATAAGGCGGATTATGTAATATGCTTAAATTCTAAGATTAAAACATATTTAACAGAAATAGGGGTAAAACCCCAACTGTTAAAAGTATTGCACATAGGAACCAGTTCAAAATTCTTTTATAGACACGAAAGAGGCAACGGAGATGTTGGTTTGTGTTCGAATTATCATGAAAGAAAGAATCCAAAACTTGTATATGAAATTGTAAAGCATATGCCAGAACGGACGTTTCATCTTATAGGTCAAAATTGGGAGAATTATAGTGGTTTTCAGGATATAAATAATCTGCCGAATTTTATATATCATAAAGAAATTCCGTACGAGAGGTTTCCTGAAATGTACAGTAAAATCGATGTTTTCTTATCGCCTTCTCTATTAGAAGGTGGACCAGTACCAGTGCTTGAAGCTATGATGTCTAATTGTGTGCCCGTGGCATCAAAAACAGGGTACTGTACAGACTTGATAAATCATGGTGAAAATGGGTTTCTTTTTGATGTTGATTCTAGCTACGAAGAGGTGCTGCCATTGATAGAAAAAGCATTTCAGTTAAAGGCAAATATTCGGGAAACAGTAATGCCCTATACTTGGGAAAATTGTGCAAAAACAATTGATGAACTGTTTTTAAGTTGATATAATAAAAATAGAGAGTTAATTGTTAGGGGTTTTACTATAAAGCTCTCTTAGCTTTGTGTATTTTAAAAAAGTAATATTGGCTGTTTGCACGCATATTATAAAACCGTTTAGCCCGTCTAAAAACCCTAATCTTAAAATGTACGATTTAAAAAAAGCCCAAGTAGGGTTTAAAATTATTTTCCAAATAGGGGCTTTTTTTCCAAGCTTGAAATAAGCTTGGGCAGATAGGCTCGAAAACTGCTCGGTTTTAAGGTTAAACTCCGAATAGCTTTGGTAGGTGTAATGGAGTATGTCGCCTTTAAGGTGGCCAACGGGGCTATTTTTGTTGGTCAGAGCCACAACCTCATGCACTTTGTTGCCAACCCATTTGGCTTTCTGCCTGTTAAAAATCCGTAGTTTTTTATTGGGGTACCAATCAGAATGTTTGATCCATTGCCCACAAAAATTGTTGAATCTATTGGCGTAATAACCATCAAAAACCCAATTGATTTTTAACTCTAA contains:
- a CDS encoding lipopolysaccharide kinase InaA family protein, with the protein product MINCKKVIIVINKEKDQVGNKLVVSLKYKTKKDAIKTIIGNFDDYKEVLGAAERNVIKVAELEGKRFTIKSFKHPNLINQVVYRFFRKSKAQRSFEYANKLLDLGIKTPEPVAYQINISTFLFGKSFYVSELVESDLTYRELTTDFKIHDHEAIIRAFTRFTYKLHENGINFLDHSPGNTLIKRTNSGYEFFLVDLNRMEFAPMDFETRIKNFAKLTIHKSIIEIMSNEYAKCSGKKNRLFLN
- a CDS encoding glycosyltransferase family 2 protein, whose amino-acid sequence is MVKLSGVIITYNEERNIEKCLQSLIPVVDEIVVVDSFSTDRTKAICQKHNVTFIEQAFLGYTEQKNFAINQAKYDYIVSLDGDEALSEQLQKSILELKINWVFDGYYANRFNNFCGQWIKHSDWYPNKKLRIFNRQKAKWVGNKVHEVVALTNKNSPVGHLKGDILHYTYQSYSEFNLKTEQFSSLSAQAYFKLGKKAPIWKIILNPTWAFFKSYILRLGFLDGLNGFIICVQTANITFLKYTKLRELYSKTPNN
- a CDS encoding glycosyltransferase family 2 protein, with translation MKDISAIIINYNSSTYTINCVKSIIEQTSKSLSFEIIIVDNASENEDFESLKNALEALKHPHIKLVKSRYNTGFGGGNMYGIQFANGKHYAFINNDTILQNDCLTLMFQFLENNEKAAICCPQQYDEKGEVKKSFDHFLSLKRELFGRKILEKINPKKYPKRQKIYTQPLRVQSVPGSFFVVKAQEFHEVGGFDTNIFLYYEETDLCYRIATNTKNGYSYLVPEGKYTHFKGKSTNENLEIKKELKISLLYVLQKNSGYVPYLILRWWLTIKSFFKMLIKPKKIVLFKLFLKGAPLSDSLKLKQTITN
- a CDS encoding glycosyltransferase family 4 protein, encoding MNILHLSAVSNWGGGENHIENLCTELAITNPEINNIVFCVKNGPFHERLKQTNIKHIASALSIKIDLRFAFNIGKACKTHQIDLIHIHDTTAIQLAIIADKIYNLPPFIFSKKTSFEIKQRKKTLYKYNYPKIKKILCVSEETMRISKKAITDHNKLITIYHGTNLKNKSSKTPFKLRDKYSIKNNTIIIGNIANHIRAKHLDTWVNVANRIINEEQKTNFFFVQIGTFTERTQPLLNRVKELNLNNHMIFLGYTSNASNFIPQFDISLMTSQSEGIPQFIYESMYHKVPVVSTNVGGIPEIITHQKNGLLAPMHDDKALSELILQLVDNPKMAENFINLSHKKVTENFSTSQMAQNTIKIYKHVLNNV
- a CDS encoding glycosyltransferase family 4 protein, with amino-acid sequence MEKRNLKEQLFFLVPHKWKYLWAIFISKFKQASSNGVNSVVFVAREKDKEWIFGAKVRRLSRFSSLISQAYYHDKLRGMPDADGYFYIYQNYFCRCIRSKPSILKKKNIVMFTHPNWGRKYSKTHVVWCLNKADYVICLNSKIKTYLTEIGVKPQLLKVLHIGTSSKFFYRHERGNGDVGLCSNYHERKNPKLVYEIVKHMPERTFHLIGQNWENYSGFQDINNLPNFIYHKEIPYERFPEMYSKIDVFLSPSLLEGGPVPVLEAMMSNCVPVASKTGYCTDLINHGENGFLFDVDSSYEEVLPLIEKAFQLKANIRETVMPYTWENCAKTIDELFLS